From Lucilia cuprina isolate Lc7/37 chromosome 4, ASM2204524v1, whole genome shotgun sequence:
tttctctgtaataaaaaaaattgttttagtatttttccTCAGCATTTTATTCTATATTTCCgttaaagagtttttttccGGATCTTAACACTGTTCTGCTCTTTATACTCTGGCTCTCTTGTCTGGCAGATCCATTCATTCTCCTGTTGATTGTTGCtccaaatgcaaaaaaaatattttgcggCGTTTgcattatttcaatttttgtgtttttcatttgGAAGGAATATTTTCGTGAGCAAACGTGAGTGTGTAAAGTGAGTgttaatgataatttttaagaaaatttttgtttaaacattatcTTGTTGTTATATTGTTTACTGAGGATGACCACAtttgttgtatgtatattatagtATTTCGAAATTTTCATTAACAAGGAGATTGTTCCCCCACTCTTACACTTGGTTTTTCTTGTTCATTTCTATTTCCATTTTCTTGTCATTTCCATTTGATTTGTAGAGTTTagtatacaaaaagaaaattgtttgcaGTCAGTCGTCTatgaattattgtttatttctaaatgtttttaaatttaattttaattaacaaaatttgttcgtttttcttttttttttgggggggcaGTTCATTGTTCTTCTTTTGgaggttttttttaatgtttatgcaattgtgtttttttttcaaaatcatttatatggaataatttaatatataaattgaatataagaaatattaaaaattgtattttcctGAAAACTAACTTTGTTTTGTGAAAACCATTTTATGTATctgattttttgtaaatgttctGATATTAGgtgaaaattcgatttttttaatcattttagttaaaatttagtctatagtctagtctatagtctagtctatagtctagtctatagtctagtctatagtctagtctatagtctagtctatagtctagtctatagtctagtctatagtctagtctatagtctagtctatagtctagtctatagtctagtctatagtctagtctatagtctagtctatagtctagtctatagtctagtctatagtctagtctatagtctagtctatagtctatagtctagtctatatagtctattgtctattctatactccagtctataatatacttaaataaacgagtctatagactatctcgtttattttctagtctatagactataatcttgcGGTCTGCTAGGTTATGTATTATCCAAAAGTTTGAactcaaattaatatttaaatacaccCGGGGAAACACCAATATCtgatcttaaataaaaatatttaaaatttttaaaacatttaatacaataataaacaaacacattATTGCAATGCTTCGATAGAAtagataaattgttttttataaaaaagcattttaaattaatatttaaaatacatcaAGCATTAAGTCATTTCAATCACTGATTATAAATGTCACActctattttataaataagtatatatgattattttttgttaaataattacggtgaaatacctttttttcacacaaaacaataaaaaattaccacaatttaatattaagtacaaaacattaaattcaaatttcaacactttaaaattaaatcattaaacatctattaatttttgttttgaattcgaaaaaacaaacttcatttaaacaattttatttttcaggtGTAGGACATATACAGCAGCCGCAATCACATATGGTTACAAGGGCGGAATGGGGTGCTAGAACACCCACAATGGTCGAACATTTTCCAGGGCCTTCACAATTTGTTATCATACATCATTCCTATCAACCAGCTGCCTGTTTTACCAATGAGGACTGTCAAAGAGCCATGAGATCTATGCAGGATTTTCATCAATTAGAAAGGGGTTGGAATGATATTGGCTATAGTTTTGCCATAGGTGGTGATGGCAATATTTATGTGGGTCGTGGTTTTAATGTTATAGGCGCTCATGCTCCCAAATATAATGACAAAAGTGTGGGCATTTGTTTGATAGGCGATTGGAGAAGTAAatttaaatcatattaaaaaagttttttatattaaatcataTATAAATCTTCTTTTTAGCCGATTTACCTCCTCCTCAAATGTTAAAGGCAGCCAAGGATTTAATAGCTTTTGGTGTAGCTAAAGGTTATATCCATCCTGAATATAAATTAATGGGTCATAGACAAGTACGTGATACCGAGTGTCCGGGTGGTCGtttatttgatgaaatttctACTTGGCAACACTTTAGTCCCAAAGTAAATGCTATCGAAAATGAggttaattaaacattttagttcAAATTTAAATGTCtactttagttagttaattaaatatcattttatataatttaagtaGGAtctcttaagaaatttttatatataatatataaatatgtatacttatatgcaattaactttggtgtcttagtttttgcatatttaatgcaaataaattatttacaaaaaagggtgttttaattttttttcctttttaagtcGAGAACAAAATGTCttagaaagaaataaagaagACAAATCCCTTAAAATGACAAATGATTCTCAACTTTAGATTAATCTTATGtgtctattttcaaaaaaagtttatatattttcactGCTTCCCAGTTGCTCCACGATCGAAGCATAACTCCAGCGAAATGTTGACATGATTTCACAACACACATCTCCAGCTGGAGCTTTTGGCTTGCAAAGCGCGAGCAATTAAAGAACGTGCGCTGCAGTTTCATCCACATTTGTACATTTccaatatctatctatccatctatctatctatctacctatatatctatatatctatctatttatctatctatctatctatctatctatctatctatctatctatctatctatctatctatctatctatctatctatctatctatctatctatctatctatctatctatctatctatctatctatctatctatctatctatctatctatctttctatctatctatctatctatctatctatctatctatctatctatctgtctatcaaTTAACTTTGGTGTCTTAGTTTTTGcttatttaatgcaaataaattatttacaaaaaagggtattttaatttttttcctttttaagtcGAGAACAAAATGTCtttgaaagaaataaagaagACAAATCCCTTAAAATGACAAATGATTCTCAACTTTAGATTAATCTTATGtgtctattttcaaaaaaaagtttatatattttcactGCTTCCCAGTTGCTCTACGATCGAAGCATAACTCCAGCGAAATGTTGACATGATTTCACAACACACATCTCCAGCTGGCGCTTTTGGCTTGCAAAGCGCGAGCAATTAAAGAACGTGCGCTGCAGTTTCATCCACATTTGTACATCTccaatatctatctatccatctatctatctatttatctaactaactatcttcTATTCTATATCTATCTTCTATTCTACATCTATCTTCTATTCTATATCTAACTTCTATTctatatttatcattttttctatatttatcttctaatctatctatctacctatctatctatctatctatctatctatctatctatctatctatctatctatctatctttctatctatctatctatctatctatctatctatctatctatctatctatctatctatttgtctatctatttatctatttatctaactaactatcttctattctatatctatctatctatttatctaactATCTTCTATTCTATATCTATCTTCTATTCTACATCTAtcttctctatctatctatctatctatctatctatctatctatctatctatctatctatctatctatctatctatccatctatctatctatctatctatctatctatctatctatctatctatctatctatctatctatctatctatctatctatctatctatctacctatctatctatctatctatctatatatatatctatctatctatctatctatctatctatctatctatctatctatctatctatctatctatctatctatctttctatatatctatctatctatctatctatctatctatctacctatctatctatctatctatctatctatctatctatctatctatctatatctatcttcTATTCTACATCTATCTTCTATTCTATATCTAACTTCTATTCTATATTATCTTCTATTCTATATTATCTTCTATTCTATATTTATCTTCTATTCTATATCTATCTTCTATTCTATATCTATGTTCTATTCTATATCTATCTTCTATTCTACATCTATCTTCTATTCTATATCTATcttctattatatatttttcgtctATTCTACGTCTATCTTCTATTCTATATCTACATCTTGAATAGTGCTATTTTCTTAGTCCCAACTGTGTTCAAAGACATCTGTTTACAAAAACATCGTAttaaattgaacaattttttacgCATCTCTATAAGTATCTACACTTTACTAATATCTTTTATCATCTACTCTTTCAATGTTCTTATCAACATCATCCTCTTAGAAAAAAGCAACAGCAGCAAATCAAATCGTatcaattaaaatgaaaaataaatcgatTTAATCTATTCTAAACGATTCTATACAATTCAACACTTTACTTTTATACACATGAATAAAATGTCATTTGCAgttaaagaaataagaaaaattttataaggaaaaaatttaattttaaagtacaaaaatct
This genomic window contains:
- the LOC111680457 gene encoding peptidoglycan-recognition protein LB codes for the protein FVLNSKKQTSFKQFYFSGVGHIQQPQSHMVTRAEWGARTPTMVEHFPGPSQFVIIHHSYQPAACFTNEDCQRAMRSMQDFHQLERGWNDIGYSFAIGGDGNIYVGRGFNVIGAHAPKYNDKSVGICLIGDWRTDLPPPQMLKAAKDLIAFGVAKGYIHPEYKLMGHRQVRDTECPGGRLFDEISTWQHFSPKVNAIENEVN